The Maritimibacter sp. DP1N21-5 sequence GATGAAGATCATATCGAAGGTCGTGTCGATGTCGGACAGGAGCGTATCGACCCGGTCGGGATCGGCATAGTCGAAGCCATCCGCGCTCCGCGACAGGCCCGTGACGGACCAGCCGGCCGCCTCCAGTCGTCGGGTGATCGCCGATCCGATCCCGCCAGAAGCGCCGAGAATGAGAGCCTTTTTCTTCATCTGGCCTATACGCCTGCGCCCATACCCCGGTTCAGTCGCCTGAAGATTAGGCTTTTCATTCACGGCATCTCGCGTATAAATCGCTGCCATGACAACGACGGCTCATAATGCGATCCAGAACGGTGCCACCCGGCATCCGGCGATCCTTGCCGTCCTGCTTCTTCTTAGCCGCCTCTGAGCGTGCCGTCGGCGCGAGCGCTCAGGGGTATGTGTCCGCGCCAGCGAACCCCAGGCTGAGACTGAGAAAAAGAGACTTTTCATGACCGATACGACCAAACAGGACCGCGTCCTGATATTCGACACTACCCTGCGTGACGGCGAACAGTCGCCCGGCGCGACCATGTCCCACGAGGAAAAGCTCGAGATCGCCGAGATGCTCGACGACATGGGCGTGGACATCATCGAGGCGGGTTTTCCCATCGCGTCGGAAGGCGACTTCGAGGCGGTGAAGGAAATCGCCGTCCGCTCGAAGAACTCGGTGATCTGCGGGTTGGCGCGGGCCAACAAGACCGACATCGACCGTTGCTGGGAAGCCGTGAGCCATGCCGCGAAGCCCCGTATCCACACCTTCATTGGCACCTCGCCGCTGCACCGCGCCATTCCGAACCTGACGATGGATCAGATGGCTGACCTGATCCACGAGACGGTGACCCATGCCCGCAACCTCTGCGACAACGTGCAGTGGTCGGCGATGGATGCGACGCGGACCGAACATGATTACCTCTGCCGGGTCGTGGAGATCGCGATCAAGGCCGGGGCGACGACGATCAACATTCCCGACACCGTGGGCTATACTGCCCCGCGCGAAAGCGCCGATCTGATCCGGATGCTGATCGAAAAGGTGCCGGGCGGCGACAGTGTGGTGTTCTCGACCCATTGCCACAACGACCTCGGCCTGGCGACCGCCAACAGCCTCGCCGCTGTCGAGGCAGGTGCGCGTCAGGTCGAGTGCACGATCAACGGGCTTGGCGAGCGTGCAGGAAACGCCGCGCTGGAAGAAATCGTGATGGCGCTGCGCGTGCGCAACGACATCATGCCCTATGAGACGCAGATCGACACGCGTCGGATCATGAACATCTCGCGCCGGGTGTCTCAGGTCTCGGGGTTCCCGGTCCAGTTCAACAAGGCCATCGTCGGCAAGAATGCTTTCGCCCATGAAAGCGGCATCCATCAGGACGGCATGCTCAAGAACGCCGAGACCTTCGAGATCATGCGCCCCGAGCACATCGGCCTCGCTTCGTCCTCGCTGCCCCTGGGCAAACACTCGGGCCGAGCCGCGCTGAAGGACAAGCTGAAAAACCTGGGCTATGAGGTCGGGGACAACCAGCTCAAGGACATGTTCGTGCGCTTCAAGGCCTTGGCCGACCGCAAGAAAGAGGTCTACGACGACGACATCATCGCGCTCATGACCGACACGGCGGGCGACAAGGTGAACGAGCGGATCAAGCTCAAGAAACTCCGCGTCGTCTGTGGCACCGAAGGCCCGCAAAGCGCCGAGATGACGCTCGACATCGACGGCACAGAGCACAGCGTCGAGACGACCGGCGACGGTCCTGTCGACGCGGCCTTCAACGCGGTGAAGGCGCTGTTTCCGACCAAGGCGCGGCTGGAGCTCTACCAGGTCTCGGCCGTGACCGAAGGCACCGATGCGCAGGCAACGGTGTCGGTGCGTCTGGCCGAGGACGGGCGGATTTCGACCGGGCAATCGGCGGATACCGATACGGTGGTGGCGAGCGTGAAGGCCTATGTCACCGCGCTCAACCGGCTGCAGGTGCGTCTGACCAAGTCGACACCGGAAGTACGCTACACCGACGCGAGCTGACGGGTTACGTGCTGTTGTCACGAACGCCCCTCTTCGGAGGGGCGTTTTTTCATTGGCGAGAGGGGTCGTCGGGGTGCGGTTCCACCCCGACCGGGTCCTTGTGGATGAGCACGTCGGTTCCCGGAAAGGTGGTCAGGATCTTGCGCCGGAGCGCGGCCCCGATGGCATGCGCTTCGTCGAGCGACTGGCTGCCGTCCAGTTCGATGTGCAGGTTGACGAAGGTCACGGAGCCTGCGCTGCGCGTCTTGAGGTCGTGGTGCCCGTAGACGCCGGGAAAGTCGGCCACGAGTGCGCTGATCTTTTCCACAAGTTCCGGGTCGGTGGTCCGGTCCATCAGCGCATCGAAGGCGCCCTTGAAGATCCGGACCGCACCCACCGCCAGAAGGATCGCGGCCCCGATGGCAACGATGCTGTCGATCGAGGCAAGTCCGAAGGCGGCCGAGGCCCAGAGCGACAGGATCGCGCCCAGATTGGGAAGAAGGTCGCCGAGGTAATGGAGGCTGTCCGCCGCAACGACCTTGTTGCCCGTCTTTCGCGCGACGTAGCGCTGCCACGAGACCAGCCCAAGGGTCAGGACGATCGAGATACCCATGACGGCCATCCCGCGACCCTGTTGGGCGAGCGCGACAGGGTCGTCCGACAGAAGTCGTTCGATCGAGGCCCAGCCGATGATCCCGGCCGCGACGAGGATGAAAAGGGACTGACCAAGCGCGGCGAGGTCTTCGGCGCTCGAGTGACCGAAGGCGTGGTCTTCGTCGGCGGGGCGGGCGGCATAAACGATCGCGGCCAGACCGCCCAGCGACACCATGAGGTCCATGGCGCTGTCGGCGAGCGAGGCGGCGACGGAGAGCGCATTGGTGCCGCCAAGCGCCCAGAGCTTCAGGGCCACCAGTGTGAGCGCGACAACGGAGGAAGCGATGCCCGCCGAAAGGTTCATGCGTGTCGTCGCGTTAGCCATGGTCGCGCCCCGTATTTCGTGGCGTATTCCCTAGGACGGATCGGGAGTCAGATAAAGGCTTTGTCCGAGATTTTCGCCCAGGCGCGTTCGGCGAAATTGTCCTTGGCTTCTTCCAGCAGATTGCGGTGCAGATACCAGAAGAAATACTTCTCATAGGGGAAGTCGGCCATCGCCTCGGGCGCGAAGTCCATGGCTTCGCGCAGGTCCCCGCAACTGCGCGCGGTGAGGGTCGCGTGCCAGTAGTCGGACTTGGCGCAGGTGATGACGGGCTTCTTCTGCATCAGCGCCTCGAACCCGGCGCCGGAGTTCTGGGTGATCACGACATCGGCGGCGGCGGCCAGGTCGTGGACCGAGGCATCCGTCACCCGCAGGTTGGGATAGTCCTGCGCCACGGTCATGATGTCACGCCGCATCGGCTTGGACTGGGCGGGGTGGGGTTTGACGTAGATGACGCGGTTACGGTCATGCTCGGCGACCGTGCGGATGATCTGTTCGGTGTTGAGGAAATGCGACCGTTCCGCATCCTGTTCGATCTCCTGACAGAAGATCGTCGCGCGCGCGGGTTCGAGCTGGACCCGGTCGGGCTGCTTCAGGATCGAGACGTTGTGGTCGAGCATCCATCCGGTGACGCCGTGGAAGAAATACTCGGCCTCGTCGCGCAGGATGCGTTCGGGCGCGAAGGGCATGAAGCGGATCGAGGAATGCCAGTCGGTGCCCACCTCATCCAGATACCAAAAGCCCGAGATCGGCCCCGGCCCGACGTGAAGTGAGTTGGGGGCATAGCCGGGCTTCAATCCGAAATTCAGGTGGACATGGCCGTAGGCCGGGTCCGCCATCATCTCGGCCTGGCGGGTCCCGGCCCGCACGACGCGGGTCTGGATCCCGTCTCGCAGGGCGCGTTGCGCGAGTTTCGGAAAGAAGCCGTCGTTGCCGCTCAGAACCGACCCGACGAGCGGGCCTTCGGCATGGATGACCAACATGCGCTGCCCCTGCCGGGCGAGCATTCGGGCGGCGACGGGAGAGGCGATTTCCTCGAGGGTTACTCGAAGGTTTCGTCCGGTCCAACGCCCCAGAGTGCGGTCTTCTCCATCCATCCTTTGTATCCCCCGGCCTTGACGCGGCACCATTCAGGTCCGCATTTGTCGAAGGCGACGATCACGCCGACCTCCAGTCGTGCTTTCACCTGCGCGTCGGACGCGGCCCGGGCGAGGACCGGCGCGAGATCGTCGTCGACGATCCCCGTGCGGGCGCCTGACACCAGCGAATAGTGAATCCAGCCGCCGACTCCGTCGCGGTCCTGCACTCGGCGCCAATGACCGAACTCGCCCGTCACGACGAGCGGCATGCCCCGGCGCGTGAACACCCAGTCGATCCGATGCGTCAGGGAAGGCCCCCGCCGGACGTTCGCTTCACTGGTCTTGAGCGACACGTAACGCGGCATGGGCAGGTTCGTCACCGGACCCCGCTCGGCCGCATGCGCTTCGGCCGCAGAAACGAGAATCCCTGCGACAACGCCAATGAACGCGAGAACTGCGCCTATCTTCGTCATACTACTCTGCCCGTGAACGCGTTTTGTTTTTGGCTGCGCAATATTGTTTCGCGCTTGCCGCCTGCTCGGGCTTGTGCCCTTTTGCGTTCCCTGACACGATGAAGGCGACGCGCCGAAAAAGAAAGCCACGGGAGGCATTTGATGGCTCAGAATCGGTTGAGTGTTGTCGTAACGCGACGGTTGCCGGAGGCGGTCGAGGCGCGGATGCGGGACCTCTTCGATGTCGAGTTCAACGAAACCGACGTTCCCATGACCCGCGAGGCCCTCTCGGATGCGATGAAGCGTTGCGACGTGCTCGTGCCGACTTTGACGGACACCATCGACCAAGCGATGCTGGCGGGGGCGGGCGACCGGCTGAAGCTGATCGCGAACTATGGCGCGGGCGTCGACCACATCGACATCGGGACCGCGCGCCAGCGCGGGATCCTTGTGTCGAATACGCCGGGTGTGAGTGCGGACGATACCGCCGACATGGCGATCGCCCTGATCATCGCGGTCGCGCGCAAACTGCCCGAAGGCATCCGTCAGATGGCCGCCGGCGAATGGACCGGCTGGTCGCCGTCGAACATGCTGGGGTCACGGATCGCGGGCAAGCGGCTTGGCGTTCTGGGCATGGGCCGGATCGGCCAGGCGGTGGCGCGGCGGGCCAATGTCTTTGGCATGCAGGTTCACTACCACAGCCGCAAACGGCTCCATCCCGACACCGAGGCCGAGTTGTCGGCGACCTATTGGGAAAGCCTGGACCAGATGGTGAGCCGGATGGACGTGCTGTCGATCAACGCGCCGCACACGCCTTCGACCTTCCACCTGATGAACGCGCGGCGACTGAAACTCATGAAGCCCGAGGCGGTCATCATCAACACCTCGCGCGGTGAGGTCATCGACGAGAACGCGCTGACGCGGATGCTCCGGGCCGGGGAACTGGCCGGTGCGGGGCTCGACGTCTTCGAGAACGGCTCCGACGTGAACCCGCGCCTGCGCGAACTCGAGAACGTGGTGCTCCTGCCGCATATGGGGTCGGCCACCGTCGAGGGGCGGATCGAAATGGGCGAGAAG is a genomic window containing:
- a CDS encoding CDP-glycerol glycerophosphotransferase family protein, whose translation is MDGEDRTLGRWTGRNLRVTLEEIASPVAARMLARQGQRMLVIHAEGPLVGSVLSGNDGFFPKLAQRALRDGIQTRVVRAGTRQAEMMADPAYGHVHLNFGLKPGYAPNSLHVGPGPISGFWYLDEVGTDWHSSIRFMPFAPERILRDEAEYFFHGVTGWMLDHNVSILKQPDRVQLEPARATIFCQEIEQDAERSHFLNTEQIIRTVAEHDRNRVIYVKPHPAQSKPMRRDIMTVAQDYPNLRVTDASVHDLAAAADVVITQNSGAGFEALMQKKPVITCAKSDYWHATLTARSCGDLREAMDFAPEAMADFPYEKYFFWYLHRNLLEEAKDNFAERAWAKISDKAFI
- a CDS encoding cation diffusion facilitator family transporter, which codes for MANATTRMNLSAGIASSVVALTLVALKLWALGGTNALSVAASLADSAMDLMVSLGGLAAIVYAARPADEDHAFGHSSAEDLAALGQSLFILVAAGIIGWASIERLLSDDPVALAQQGRGMAVMGISIVLTLGLVSWQRYVARKTGNKVVAADSLHYLGDLLPNLGAILSLWASAAFGLASIDSIVAIGAAILLAVGAVRIFKGAFDALMDRTTDPELVEKISALVADFPGVYGHHDLKTRSAGSVTFVNLHIELDGSQSLDEAHAIGAALRRKILTTFPGTDVLIHKDPVGVEPHPDDPSRQ
- a CDS encoding 2-isopropylmalate synthase; this translates as MTDTTKQDRVLIFDTTLRDGEQSPGATMSHEEKLEIAEMLDDMGVDIIEAGFPIASEGDFEAVKEIAVRSKNSVICGLARANKTDIDRCWEAVSHAAKPRIHTFIGTSPLHRAIPNLTMDQMADLIHETVTHARNLCDNVQWSAMDATRTEHDYLCRVVEIAIKAGATTINIPDTVGYTAPRESADLIRMLIEKVPGGDSVVFSTHCHNDLGLATANSLAAVEAGARQVECTINGLGERAGNAALEEIVMALRVRNDIMPYETQIDTRRIMNISRRVSQVSGFPVQFNKAIVGKNAFAHESGIHQDGMLKNAETFEIMRPEHIGLASSSLPLGKHSGRAALKDKLKNLGYEVGDNQLKDMFVRFKALADRKKEVYDDDIIALMTDTAGDKVNERIKLKKLRVVCGTEGPQSAEMTLDIDGTEHSVETTGDGPVDAAFNAVKALFPTKARLELYQVSAVTEGTDAQATVSVRLAEDGRISTGQSADTDTVVASVKAYVTALNRLQVRLTKSTPEVRYTDAS
- a CDS encoding D-glycerate dehydrogenase gives rise to the protein MAQNRLSVVVTRRLPEAVEARMRDLFDVEFNETDVPMTREALSDAMKRCDVLVPTLTDTIDQAMLAGAGDRLKLIANYGAGVDHIDIGTARQRGILVSNTPGVSADDTADMAIALIIAVARKLPEGIRQMAAGEWTGWSPSNMLGSRIAGKRLGVLGMGRIGQAVARRANVFGMQVHYHSRKRLHPDTEAELSATYWESLDQMVSRMDVLSINAPHTPSTFHLMNARRLKLMKPEAVIINTSRGEVIDENALTRMLRAGELAGAGLDVFENGSDVNPRLRELENVVLLPHMGSATVEGRIEMGEKVIINIKTFDDGHRPPDLVVPGML
- a CDS encoding SH3 domain-containing protein; amino-acid sequence: MTKIGAVLAFIGVVAGILVSAAEAHAAERGPVTNLPMPRYVSLKTSEANVRRGPSLTHRIDWVFTRRGMPLVVTGEFGHWRRVQDRDGVGGWIHYSLVSGARTGIVDDDLAPVLARAASDAQVKARLEVGVIVAFDKCGPEWCRVKAGGYKGWMEKTALWGVGPDETFE